In Brachypodium distachyon strain Bd21 chromosome 2, Brachypodium_distachyon_v3.0, whole genome shotgun sequence, one genomic interval encodes:
- the LOC112271065 gene encoding uncharacterized protein LOC112271065 gives MEDAKVCKMEEGQQQREAAIQVPLIKRPRRQPSYPPRRKLTPFTKYFLRGFGVTLGIILTFGVIVLKGPDPYPWIKIFAWPLTMIGPVGFFGMTYADSSDDES, from the exons ATGGAGGACGCCAAGGTCTGCAAGATGGAAGAAGGCCAGCAGCAACGAGAGGCGGCGATCCAAGTCCCGCTCATCAAAAGGCCTCGCCGGCAGCCCTCCTACCCTCCACGACGCAAGCTTACCCCCTTCACGAAATATTTCCTTAGG GGTTTCGGGGTCACTCTGGGGATCATACTGACGTTCGGGGTTATCGTACTGAAGGGGCCTGACCCCTACCCCTGGATCAAGATATTCGCTTGGCCTCTAACTATGATTGGGCCAGTCGGCTTCTTTGGGATGACGTACGCTGATTCTTCGGACGACGAGTCTTAA
- the LOC100839383 gene encoding uncharacterized protein LOC100839383 isoform X1, giving the protein MVQLFLQVRADEGSVNADAVKARRSLLDKAESIIKSVVRSGCRYEARLWLCSTISSIHVLDPRDQRDLFLDLLDMKDSRQDVATLLLRMIFNKKPDKAGSVLAKKCHMLEKFFQGNPERIMQWFSHFAATGESTHKKGARGLAQFAFVNRDVCWEELEWKGKHGQSPAVVATKPHYFRDLDVLQTVENFLEYVPDFWSSVELADCVKDGEILQIDTEYFVDQFVYLMYEENFRDAWQVVEDFLMEEQFSCLSQHLLIHLDEQRLFGFLKALGKLISLNAQCKELAFPCCWLEVLLSAHINQISLDELILLNCVTTKGRQLWRLMNDEEHEEERGRMDELTKSTNHLTDADHFALIKEFMGTKFPDALKWIGIQSWVIFCDMSKECKSAGSCESLFTGNNIKFRKAYDYSLVQNDGHSVSHTDDKDLTRSSHKRKRDRKRRSHKYDSEEDNYDQLFELGSFNGKRAIESQYGSWYLSTDDFSASWDIADIPDHLSTHYLRVWVKWACFR; this is encoded by the exons ATGGTCCAACTCTTTCTGCAAGTGCGTGCGGATGAAGGTAGCGTCAATGCTGATGCTGTTAAAGCGAGGAGATCTCTTCTAGACAAGGCTGAGTCTATAATCAAGTCTGTTGTAAGGTCTGGATGCCGGTATGAGGCTCGATTGTGGCTGTGCAGCACCATCTCGTCCATCCATGTGCTCGATCCACGTGACCAGCGGGACCTGTTCCTTGATCTATTGGATATGAAGGACTCAAGACAGGATGTCGCTACTCTCCTTCTCCGGATGATTTTCAACAAGAAGCCTGACAAGGCCGGTTCTGTTCTGGCAAAGAAGTGCCATATGCTGGAGAAGTTCTTCCAAG GAAATCCAGAACGGATAATGCAATGGTTTAGCCACTTTGCTGCTACCGGGGAATCGACACACAAAAAAGGTGCTAGGGGACTTGCTCAGTTTGCATTTGTGAATCGTGATGTTTGCTGGGAGGAACTTGAGTGGAAAGGTAAGCATGGACAGTCTCCTGCTGTCGTTGCTACTAAGCCTCACTACTTTCGCGATCTTGATGTTCTCCAGACAGTGGAAAATTTCCTTGAGTATGTCCCAGACTTCTGGTCTTCTGTAGAGCTTGCTGATTGTGTCAAAGATGGTGAAATACTGCAAATTGATACAGAATACTTTGTAGATCAGTTTGTCTATTTGATGTATGAAGAGAATTTCAGAGATGCATGGCAAGTAGTTGAAGATTTTTTGATGGAGGAGCAGTTTTCCTGTCTTTCTCAGCATCTTCTTATTCATCTTGATGAACAAAGGCTTTTTGGGTTCTTAAAAGCATTAGGGAAACTCATCAGTCTGAATGCACAGTGCAAAGAATTAGCATTCCCCTGCTGCTGGCTTGAGGTTCTTTTGTCGGCACATATTAATCAGATATCTCTTGATGAACTTATCCTATTGAACTGTGTCACTACCAAGGGTAGACAACTTTGGCGTCTTATGAACGACGAAGAGCACGAGGAGGAACGAGGGAGGATGGACGAGCTTACAAAGAGCACAAATCACTTGACTGATGCTGATCATTTTGCTCTCATAAAGGAATTCATGGGTACAAAATTCCCTGATGCACTTAAGTGGATAGGCATCCAGTCCTGGGTTATTTTCTGTGATATGTCAAAAGAGTGCAAATCAGCTGGTTCCTGTGAATCTCTGTTCACTGGTAACAATATAAAATTCCGTAAGGCTTATGATTACTCATTGGTTCAAAATGATGGGCACTCAGTTTCGCATACTGATGACAAGGATCTCACTAGAAGTAGTcataaaagaaagagagataggaagagaagaagccATAAATATGATTCTGAGGAGGATAATTATGATCAGCTGTTTGAACTTGGATCTTTCAATGGGAAGAGGGCTATTGAATCACAATATGGGAGCTGGTACCTGTCAACTGATGACTTCTCTGCTTCCTGGGACATT GCAGACATACCAGATCACCTTTCTACTCATTATCTCAGGGTATGGGTGAAGTGGGCTTGCTTTAGATGA
- the LOC100830508 gene encoding uncharacterized protein LOC100830508, with protein MFEPTVQQGTICQFGICTEHFVFTVYHVVLPVENICTSRSSHQRQRADPGKRPAQRGRGYAGTGVHGATPRTPASHTPARRITEHQSAQSQLAPAPHTPDQAPLPLPHTRAGTLLLNSPPLTPRLSWPPQSDAKSPPVMLPFCSAAPTPCSPLCPVTAANVGARALRRVEASALKPYSYYADPLVAEAPGRALFSDSSILSPYATAPDDIAREFSAAATATAELPSSDAPWFDPPLTAVSLDLAADRTAVVGAVASDAAERALVDAEMPTTFPADASDVEDSVARFIDKLSKQIFQAEDALTEGYDKLRLSAYDALGTWRKAVKGVTGGVTASVDATKKQAAGGVTDVSGAFQDKLAGAGSVAVDVLRKVIVAAEDSLGGATTSLVYYYGSAKSSLPPNVKDLLNSSEEKASLVLRPIGSALQQVYVIIEGIEKNVGLDPSDPIVQLAVLLGGSTTIGISYWLFTYGGYSGDLSPEMTLDLLRNDGKAVLIDVRPEDLRVKDGIPDLRRAARSKYASVATPEIQGPTKRLLKGGSDVDDALLAVVVRNLKLVKGDSKVIIMDANGTRSKSIARLLKKLGVKQPYLIKGGFQSWAKNLRVKELKLETALTVINEDAEEILEAIKPTPTLVFGSLLGLSAVSYALLEWETTLQYIGVVSLGLTVYLRFSSYEGSEDFQQDLKLLLSPVKVGAEALSWASKKLEPNKIGLATSPSTSAVQDRVLKAAAKHESKPSDAEGSTKTDSFASEA; from the exons ATGTTTGAGCCAACGGTGCAGCAGGGAACCATTTGTCAATTTGGAATCTGTACGGAACATTTCGTCTTCACAGTTTACCACGTCGTACTACCCGTGGAAAACATCTGCACGTCTCGGTCGAGCCATCAGCGTCAACGGGCGGACCCCGGAAAACGACCGGCGCAACGAGGGCGAGGATACGCCGGGACGGGGGTCCACGGGGCAACTCCCCGGACGCCGGCGAGCCACACGCCCGCGCGCAGGATCACCGAGCACCAATCCGCGCAATCCCAGCTCGCACCGGCTCCACACACCCCGGATCAAGcgcctctccctcttccacaCACGCGCGCGGGCACACTACTCCTGAACTCGCCCCCCCTCACCCCGCGCCTGTCATGGCCGCCGCAATCTGATGCCAAGTCCCCGCCCGTCATGCTGCCCTtctgctccgccgcgcccACCCCATGCTCCCCCCTCTGCCCG GTGACGGCGGCCAACGTCGGCGCGCGGGCGCTGCGGAGGGTGGAGGCGAGCGCGCTCAAGCCATACTCCTACTACGCCGACCCGCTCGTCGCGGAGGCGCCCGGCCGCGCGCTGTTCTCCGACTCCTCCATCCTCTCCCCCTACGCCACCGCGCCGGACGACATCGCGCGGGAGTTCTCcgcagccgccaccgccaccgccgagctGCCTAGCTCCGACGCCCCGTGGTTCGACCCGCCGCTGACGGCCGTCTCCCTCGACCTAGCGGCCGACCGGACCGCCGTGGTCGGCGCGGTCGCCAGCGATGCCGCGGAGCGAGCCCTGGTGGACGCGGAGATGCCCACCACGTTCCCGGCCGACGCGTCCGACGTCGAGGACTCCGTGGCCAGGTTCATCGACAAGCTCAGCAAGCAGATTTTCCAGGCCGAGGACGCGCTCACCGAAGGGTACGACAAGCTGAGGCTATCGGCTTACGACGCGCTCGGGACCTGGAGGAAGGCGGTGAAGGGCGTCACTGGCGGTGTCACGGCGTCCGTGGATGCTACCAAGAAGCAGGCCGCTGGTGGGGTGACGGACGTTTCTGGTGCATTTCAGGACAAGCTGGCCGGAGCTGGTTCCGTGGCGGTTGACGTTCTTAGGAAGGTAATTGTTGCAGCCGAGGATTCACTGGGCGGTGCCACCACATCCCTTGTTTATTACTACGGGTCAGCCAAGTCTTCGTTGCCACCAAATGTCAAAGATTTGCTGAACTCATCTGAGGAGAAAGCTAGCTTAGTGTTGAGACCAATTGGAAGTGCCCTTCAACAG GTATATGTAATCATCGAAGGCATTGAAAAGAATGTTGGTTTGGATCCAAGTGATCCCATTGTTCAATTGGCAGTTTTGCTTGGAGGTTCAACGACAATAGG GATATCTTACTGGCTCTTTACATATGGAGGCTATTCTGGAGACTTGTCACCTGAAATGACATTGGACCTGTTGAGAAATGATGGCAAAGCCGTACTTATTGATGTTCGGCCTGAG GACTTGAGAGTAAAAGATGGAATTCCTGACCTACGCCGTGCAGCTAGATCTAAATATGCAAGTGTTGCTACACCTGAG ATCCAAGGTCCAACGAAGAGGCTACTTAAAGGTGGAAGCGATGTTGATGATGCTTTGCTTGCAGTTGTTGTCCGCAACTTGAAGTTGGTTAAG GGTGATTCAAAGGTCATAATTATGGATGCTAATGGAACCCGGTCAAAGTCCATTGCTAGGTTACTGAAGAAGCTTGGCGTGAAG CAACCTTATCTGATTAAAGGTGGTTTCCAATCTTGGGCGAAGAACCTCCGTGTGAAAGAACTGAAGCTTGAGACGGCATTAACTGTAATAAATGAG GACGCTGAGGAAATCCTCGAAGCCATAAAACCCACACCAACACTTGTCTTCGGGTCTCTTCTG GGACTCTCAGCGGTGTCTTATGCATTGCTAG AATGGGAGACGACGTTGCAGTATATCGGTGTTGTAAGCCTTGGACTG ACTGTCTACCTGCGATTCTCATCATACGAGGGCTCTGAGGATTTTCAGCAAGACCTAAA GCTTTTGCTCTCACCAGTAAAAGTGGGTGCTGAAGCGCTCTCGTGGGCATCCAAAAAGCTAGAGCCGAACAAGATTGGCCTTGCGACGTCGCCCTCCACCTCGGCGGTCCAGGACCGAGTTctcaaggcggcggcgaagcacGAGTCGAAGCCATCTGACGCCGAGGGATCTACCAAGACAGACAGTTTTGCCTCCGAAGCATGA
- the LOC100839383 gene encoding uncharacterized protein LOC100839383 isoform X2, with protein sequence MVQLFLQVRADEGSVNADAVKARRSLLDKAESIIKSVVRSGCRYEARLWLCSTISSIHVLDPRDQRDLFLDLLDMKDSRQDVATLLLRMIFNKKPDKAGSVLAKKCHMLEKFFQGNPERIMQWFSHFAATGESTHKKGARGLAQFAFVNRDVCWEELEWKGKHGQSPAVVATKPHYFRDLDVLQTVENFLEYVPDFWSSVELADCVKDGEILQIDTEYFVDQFVYLMYEENFRDAWQVVEDFLMEEQFSCLSQHLLIHLDEQRLFGFLKALGKLISLNAQCKELAFPCCWLEVLLSAHINQISLDELILLNCVTTKGRQLWRLMNDEEHEEERGRMDELTKSTNHLTDADHFALIKEFMGTKFPDALKWIGIQSWVIFCDMSKECKSAGSCESLFTGNNIKFRKAYDYSLVQNDGHSVSHTDDKDLTRSSHKRKRDRKRRSHKYDSEEDNYDQLFELGSFNGKRAIESQYGSWYLSTDDFSASWDITYQITFLLIISGYG encoded by the exons ATGGTCCAACTCTTTCTGCAAGTGCGTGCGGATGAAGGTAGCGTCAATGCTGATGCTGTTAAAGCGAGGAGATCTCTTCTAGACAAGGCTGAGTCTATAATCAAGTCTGTTGTAAGGTCTGGATGCCGGTATGAGGCTCGATTGTGGCTGTGCAGCACCATCTCGTCCATCCATGTGCTCGATCCACGTGACCAGCGGGACCTGTTCCTTGATCTATTGGATATGAAGGACTCAAGACAGGATGTCGCTACTCTCCTTCTCCGGATGATTTTCAACAAGAAGCCTGACAAGGCCGGTTCTGTTCTGGCAAAGAAGTGCCATATGCTGGAGAAGTTCTTCCAAG GAAATCCAGAACGGATAATGCAATGGTTTAGCCACTTTGCTGCTACCGGGGAATCGACACACAAAAAAGGTGCTAGGGGACTTGCTCAGTTTGCATTTGTGAATCGTGATGTTTGCTGGGAGGAACTTGAGTGGAAAGGTAAGCATGGACAGTCTCCTGCTGTCGTTGCTACTAAGCCTCACTACTTTCGCGATCTTGATGTTCTCCAGACAGTGGAAAATTTCCTTGAGTATGTCCCAGACTTCTGGTCTTCTGTAGAGCTTGCTGATTGTGTCAAAGATGGTGAAATACTGCAAATTGATACAGAATACTTTGTAGATCAGTTTGTCTATTTGATGTATGAAGAGAATTTCAGAGATGCATGGCAAGTAGTTGAAGATTTTTTGATGGAGGAGCAGTTTTCCTGTCTTTCTCAGCATCTTCTTATTCATCTTGATGAACAAAGGCTTTTTGGGTTCTTAAAAGCATTAGGGAAACTCATCAGTCTGAATGCACAGTGCAAAGAATTAGCATTCCCCTGCTGCTGGCTTGAGGTTCTTTTGTCGGCACATATTAATCAGATATCTCTTGATGAACTTATCCTATTGAACTGTGTCACTACCAAGGGTAGACAACTTTGGCGTCTTATGAACGACGAAGAGCACGAGGAGGAACGAGGGAGGATGGACGAGCTTACAAAGAGCACAAATCACTTGACTGATGCTGATCATTTTGCTCTCATAAAGGAATTCATGGGTACAAAATTCCCTGATGCACTTAAGTGGATAGGCATCCAGTCCTGGGTTATTTTCTGTGATATGTCAAAAGAGTGCAAATCAGCTGGTTCCTGTGAATCTCTGTTCACTGGTAACAATATAAAATTCCGTAAGGCTTATGATTACTCATTGGTTCAAAATGATGGGCACTCAGTTTCGCATACTGATGACAAGGATCTCACTAGAAGTAGTcataaaagaaagagagataggaagagaagaagccATAAATATGATTCTGAGGAGGATAATTATGATCAGCTGTTTGAACTTGGATCTTTCAATGGGAAGAGGGCTATTGAATCACAATATGGGAGCTGGTACCTGTCAACTGATGACTTCTCTGCTTCCTGGGACATT ACATACCAGATCACCTTTCTACTCATTATCTCAGGGTATGGGTGA
- the LOC100830202 gene encoding protein IQ-DOMAIN 14 — protein sequence MGKKGSSWITALKKAFTSNPKEKSTNAQLVAAQSFPQAAPQAHRGDKKQRWGFGRSRPHAAEPALMSGIPLYRQPSSIEKILGDAEMEHQSRHYYGRAQYQIAPAKPATTVLAAAAHASSATAPTTPAARERERDWERDDGYKNAAVLPLPPPPSSPPPLIRRFDHDRERQRQQQSRAESTAEWRQQQTHPRRLPLPMPMPMPTPAPRTAHAATTRQRTVPPDRARAAAVAIQAAFRGYSARRSYRSLRGLIRLQAVVRGPSVRRQTAHAMRCMQTLVRVQAQVRASRVEAMERRNGRHSSSQYLRDAAGRWRNGSQDGGIWDDSLLSRDEAESRTKRRAEAVTKRERALAYAYSHQVLKATPMAAHAILADLQSGRSPWWWAPIDRSYEPEYPRRIEPIIRPRPAPAVAHRDTMPMTTTQTTTAATTPARSVVSAYSKPSIRPTRVARGGAAPPASVHGGGGGGSIRDDESLTSCPAFGVPNYMTPTLSASAKARARAHVLQEQLRKEQRAAEQKPRFSFGLGQSIGSWAKSPFWKAGGGGPQQPSSRVGTPAASVAGGGRHRRSVSGLSVDSTVSMPAGIGRRSFK from the exons ATGGGCAAGAAGGGAAGCAGCTGGATCACCGCGCTCAAGAAGGCGTTCACCTCAAACCCCAAGGAGAAGTCCACAAAT GCGCAGCTGGTAGCAGCGCAGTCGTTCCCGCAGGCAGCGCCACAGGCGCACCGGGGAGACAAGAAGCAGCGATGGGGGTTCGGGCGATCGCGGCCGCACGCCGCGGAGCCGGCGCTGATGAGCGGCATCCCGCTGTACCGGCAGCCGAGCAGCATCGAGAAGATCCTGGGCGACGCCGAGATGGAGCACCAGAGCCGGCACTACTACGGCCGGGCGCAGTACCAGATCGCGCCCGCCAAGCCCGCCACCaccgtcctcgccgccgctgctcatGCTTCTTCCGCCACGGCTCCGACCACGCCCGCGGCGCGTGAGCGCGAGCGCGACTGGGAGCGAGACGACGGCTACAAGAACGCCGCGGTGCTCCCGCTCCCCCCTCCGCcgtcgtccccgccgccgctcatcAGGAGGTTCGACCATGACAgggagcggcagcggcagcagcagagcagagccGAGAGTACGGCCGAGTGGCGTCAGCAGCAGACGCATCCGAGGCGGCTCCCcctgccgatgccgatgccgatgccgacgccggcgcccagGACGGCGCACGCGGCAACGACGAGGCAGAGGACGGTGCCGCCGgaccgcgcccgcgccgcggccgtcgCGATCCAGGCCGCGTTCCGAGGCTACTCG GCTCGTCGGAGCTACCGGTCGCTGCGGGGGCTGATCCGGCTGCAGGCGGTGGTGCGGGGGCCGAGCGTGCGGCGGCAGACGGCGCACGCCATGCGGTGCATGCAGACGCTCGTGCGCGTGCAGGCGCAGGTGCGCGCCAGCCGCGTCGAGGCCATGGAGCGCCGCAACGGCCGACACAGCAGCAGCCAGTACCTCAgggacgccgccggccggtgGCGCAACGGCTCCCAG GACGGGGGCATATGGGACGACAGCCTGCTGAGCCGGGACGAGGCGGAATCCAGGACGAAGAGGAGAGCGGAGGCCGTGACGAAGCGGGAGAGAGCACTCGCCTACGCGTACTCGCACCAG GTGCTGAAGGCGACACCGATGGCGGCCCACGCGATCCTGGCGGACCTCCAGTCGGGCCGCAGCCCGTGGTGGTGGGCCCCCATCGACCGCAGCTACGAGCCCGAGTACCCCCGCCGCATCGAGCCCATCATCCGGCCCAGGCCCGCTCCCGCCGTGGCTCACCGCGACACGATGCCGATGACGACGACTCAGACAACGACGGCCGcgacgacgccggcgcggTCGGTGGTGTCGGCCTACTCGAAGCCCAGCATCCGGCCCACGCGGGTGgcgagaggaggagcggcgccgccggcttcggtccacggcggcggcggcggcggcagcatccGCGACGACGAGAGCCTGACGAGCTGCCCGGCGTTCGGTGTGCCCAACTACATGACGCCGACGCTGTCGGCGTCCGCCAAGGCCAGGGCGCGCGCGCACGTGCTGCAGGAGCAGCTGCGGAAGGAGCAGCGGGCCGCGGAGCAGAAGCCCAGGTTCTCGTTCGGGCTGGGCCAGAGCATCGGGAGCTGGGCCAAGAGCCCGTTCTggaaggccggcggcggcgggccgcaGCAGCCGTCGTCGCGGGTGGgcacgccggcggcgtccgtggcgggcggcggccggcaccggcggtCCGTCAGCGGGCTCAGCGTCGACTCCACCGTGTCCATGCCGGCGGGGATCGGCAGGAGGTCATTCAAGTAG
- the LOC100838770 gene encoding uncharacterized protein LOC100838770: MAKSHTHKAFLLCNYALLAAASSCIFLTLSLRLLPSPCGLLLVFLHALTAVFSAAGCSGSFTGPASWHTAHTAGAALTAIFQGAVALLAFTRTADFLAEIQSYVRDEDGAVILKMVGGLGTAIFVLEWAALALAFSLRLDDDEEDDDLNRTKNWAASSYHV; the protein is encoded by the coding sequence ATGGCGAAGTCGCACACGCACAAGGCGTTCCTGCTCTGCAACTACGCGctcctggcggcggcgtccagcTGCATCTTCCTGACGCTGTCGCTCCGCCTCCTGCCGTCCCCgtgcggcctcctcctcgtcttcctccacgcgctcaccgccgtcttctccgccgccggctgctcggGCTCCTTCACCGGGCCGGCCTCCTGGCACACCGCCcacaccgccggcgccgcgctcaCCGCCATCTTCCAGGGCGCCGTCGCGCTGCTCGCCTTCACCCGCACCGCCGACTTCCTCGCCGAGATCCAGTCCTACGTCCGCGACGAGGACGGCGCCGTCATCCTCAAGATGGTCGGCGGCCTCGGCACCGCCATCTTCGTCCTCGAGTGGGCCGCACTCGCGCTCGCCTTCTCGCTccgcctcgacgacgacgaggaggatgaCGACCTCAACCGCACCAAGAACTGGGCCGCCTCCTCCTACCATGTCTGA